The DNA region TAACCGTATTCCGAAGCGTATTCCCGCTAGGCACGGCACTTAAAGTTCCATTAACAATGATTTTCCCCGTAGCCCCGGCCGCCATATTCAGGCTTCCCACAATCTCGTTTGAAGTGCCGGTTTTTGCTACGGTTGTTCCTGCTAAAAACCCCGACTGAGTCACGCTGGTGATGTTAAACGAACTTAACGGAACAAGAGTTCCGTTGGCATCGGTGATTCGATCTTTAAAATCTATTTTGTTAAGCGCAACATTATTGTCGTTTACGACCTCAACGGTGTAAGTTACCTGGTTGGCGCCGCCTGTAGAAATGGTTCTTAACACATCTTTGTCGGCTCTTTTACCAACACGAACGTTACCTGGGGTAGTAACTGTTAGGTTGCGGATCTCGTGGTTGTTAAATGAACCACCCGTTGCCGAAGTGAAACCGAGTTTTAATGTAGCCGGAGGTGTGTAACTTACCCCTGCCTGATCTACCAACGTATAACTGAATTGCTGTGTAAGCGCACCGCCTGCTGTAGTAGACCAACGAACAATAATATCGTACTTGCCCGTTGCATTAGGCTTAATTTCTACCTGAACCCTTCTGTAAAATGCAACATCGTTAGGACGGGAGCCTACCTGTGTAGTGTATTGAATTTGGCTGTTTCCCGTTGGGTTGGTTGTAGCCAAAAGCCGGTAAGCATCAGATTCGCGACCGCGAAGGGTGATGCTGTTTATCCGCCTGGTTAAACCCAAGCTTCCTGCCGATCTATCTGAAACACCACCAACCGTACCGTAGTTTGACGAGAAGTTTCCGTATTCGTCAATCCCGATACCGAGGTATGCGCCCCCCAAGCCGGCCTCCGATTTATCGCCCCTTGGTGCATAACCCAATCCGGCACCAGTACCACCAAGTCTGAAATTAGACTGGGTTACGGCGCCATCAAAAAGGAACACCACGATACCATCCGCACCATCGGTGTTATTGGCATGCCAGGTTTTGTACTCAAAATCCATGAGCACCCCCAAACTAGATGGAAAAGCCTTGTCGATGTAGGCATAACCACGCTGATCGCCCACATCGGTTGTGAGCCGGAGGTAGCCTTGATTTACCGGGTCGACGCCGCCCGAAGTCAGCGATGCACTTGGCGATCCCCCGAGTACAATGCCATTGGCTGTACTGGACTTAAAATTTTCTGTCAGGGTGAACTGCGCAAAACCCTTGCTCAAAATAAAAAATTGCGCAATAAAAAAAATCAGTAAACGTTTATTCATGAAAGTTACAAATACAGTGTTTGGCTTTCGGTGCTTACAGATCATTTAGTCATTTACTACTGCCTAACGTTAAAAGATAGACAGACATTAACGGATAAATGATGTAATTCCGATGTGATTTTCACGGCACAAAAATGTACTAATAAAACTACTTAAATGGCGTTTAAAAGGGGTTTAGTGCACTGATTTTGAAAATCAGGACACATCCTTTAGTCTGTTTTATTCTGCAGTGTTGTGATATAATTAGACGGCGTAACTCCTGTGGTTTTTTTAAACGCCACAGCAAAAGTATTACGCGAAGAAAAGCCTGCATCCTGAGCAATAGCTTCGAGTGTAAAGCGTTTCCACTCCCCTCCTTCGAGGCGCTCGCGAACGTACTGTACACGCAAATTATTGATGAAAGTATTGAAGTTAAGCTTGTAATGATTATTGAAAAGATCGGAAAGCTTATGGTTGGGAATATCGAGCATCGAAGCCAGATCGCTCACCGTAAGTCCCGTCTTTCTGTAGATCTGGGTCTCGGCCATAAAAGTTTCTACCTTGGCCACCTGAGCATCATTATACATTTTCGCTCCCATTGCCTGAAATTCGTTATCAGGCTTAAGCTGAGCAGCGGCAATTTCGCCTGCAACTGGCGGGTTAACATCTTTTTCGGGCACGAAACCGAAGATTAGCGTAGGACTTACAAAAAAAGAACCGCTAAGCAGGAGCAAACAGATCACAAGAACCGACACGAGTTTGCCTGATTTTAAGATGTTCCACGCCTCATCAAAGTTTGCCAGTACTGTGATGTTTACGGCGATCATTCCACCAAAAATCACACAACAAAGGATGGTAAAGGCAATAATCCAATTGGTCTTTGTTTTTTCGACGAGTTTTTTTCTCGCTGCCAGAATAGCCAGACGCAATTGCACCGCAGAATAAAACAGGGCCGACGCTGGAAATGCAAACCAATGTAAACGGCTAACAATATATTTGTTGCTGGAGAACGCAAAACTTACGTTTCTTTCTATCTGGTTTACAACCCATTGCTGCGTAGCGGCATCGGCCAAATTATATGGGATCACTGAGATGATAGCGGGCACAATAATTAAAAAATGCCACAAATGACTCTTCTTGAAAGCGGACTTGGCCGGTTCGAGTGAACCTCGGATGTAAAGAAAAAAACACGGCGCAATCAGGTAGTATAGAGGCAAACCCTTGTTAAACAGTAGCGGATACTGAGCAACAAGACCTGAGTTGGTAAGCAAATACATGAAATCGTACCAAATGACACCGATAATTGCTGTAGAAAGCAAAAGATTTAAATATCGTTTGTCGCCACCAAAAAGCAAAAGCTTCACAATGACCAACAAAAGGATAAAAATAGAGCCAATAATGGCGATAAATACCAAGTGCACGAGTTAAATAATAGGGACGCACAAATTTAAAACACATTCGAACGCAACTTTGGCCTAATTTCAGATTGAGGTTGATATAAATCAACTGTTGCCGCCGCCGGGTTTGGGCACCCGACAAACGATAAAATATAGCACTTAACAGCGAATTGACCGGTAAAAACGTAACCTCCCCATGCTTAGGCAGCAAATAAAAAGAACACTTTCAGCTTTTAAAGGCGCAGTGCAGGCACATCATCAGCTAAAACAGCGCATCGACGATTAAACTATTGCTAAAGTTTGGTGTTTCTCTTTCAGATAGGCAAAGTCGTCGCTCCTGTTGTAAACGATACTACCAATTGCATTGCCATTTACGTCTCTGATCGTTAGCAGCTCATAAGCCAACGA from Pedobacter endophyticus includes:
- a CDS encoding helix-turn-helix domain-containing protein, whose protein sequence is MVFIAIIGSIFILLLVIVKLLLFGGDKRYLNLLLSTAIIGVIWYDFMYLLTNSGLVAQYPLLFNKGLPLYYLIAPCFFLYIRGSLEPAKSAFKKSHLWHFLIIVPAIISVIPYNLADAATQQWVVNQIERNVSFAFSSNKYIVSRLHWFAFPASALFYSAVQLRLAILAARKKLVEKTKTNWIIAFTILCCVIFGGMIAVNITVLANFDEAWNILKSGKLVSVLVICLLLLSGSFFVSPTLIFGFVPEKDVNPPVAGEIAAAQLKPDNEFQAMGAKMYNDAQVAKVETFMAETQIYRKTGLTVSDLASMLDIPNHKLSDLFNNHYKLNFNTFINNLRVQYVRERLEGGEWKRFTLEAIAQDAGFSSRNTFAVAFKKTTGVTPSNYITTLQNKTD